One genomic segment of Pleurodeles waltl isolate 20211129_DDA chromosome 11, aPleWal1.hap1.20221129, whole genome shotgun sequence includes these proteins:
- the SNRNP35 gene encoding U11/U12 small nuclear ribonucleoprotein 35 kDa protein: MNGWSPIAVEYHPLKAGSIDGTDEEPHDRAVSRAILSRYVPNKGVCGDPHLTLFVARLNLQTKEEKLKEVFSRYGDIRRIRLVRDLVTGFSKGYAFVEYKEQRSILKAHRDANKLVIDQHEIMVDFELERTLKGWIPRRFGGGFGGKKESGQLRFGGRDRPFRKPINLQNDSYSERYSERHGPPRERVREWRERGRDHEWNRDSRWQEERPRVGWQSAKDKEDSKDERSRDRERRDRERPRKEREREKSRDNHTRKQKEEDENK; the protein is encoded by the coding sequence ATGAATGGCtggtcacccattgcggtggagTACCATCCTCTAAAAGCAGGAAGCATTGATGGCACAGATGAGGAACCACATGACCGTGCTGTTTCAAGGGCTATCTTGTCACGATACGTGCCAAATAAAGGTGTCTGTGGAGACCCTCATCTTACACTTTTTGTTGCTAGATTAAATTTACAGACAAAGGAGGAGAAACTAAAGGAGGTATTTTCCAGATATGGAGATATAAGAAGAATTCGTCTTGTCCGAGACCTGGTAACTGGATTCTCAAAGGGTTATGCATTTGTAGAGTACAAGGAACAACGGTCCATATTAAAAGCACACAGAGATGCAAATAAACTTGTTATAGATCAACATGAGATTATGGTAGACTTTGAGTTGGAAAGAACCTTAAAGGGTTGGATCCCCCGGCGCTTTGGAGGAGGCTTCGGAGGTAAAAAGGAATCTGGCCAGTTAAGATTTGGAGGCCGGGACAGACCCTTTCGAAAACCTATCAATTTGCAGAACGATTCTTACTCTGAGAGATATTCAGAAAGACATGGACCTCCTCGTGAGAGAGTGCGGGAATGGAGGGAAAGGGGCAGAGACCACGAATGGAACAGAGACAGCAGGtggcaggaggagcgaccccgggTTGGATGGCAAAGTGCGAAAGACAAAGAGGACTCGAAAGATGAAAGAAGCAGAGATAGAGAACGAAGGGACAGGGAGAGACCGcgaaaagagagggaaagagaaaaaagCAGGGACAACCACACCagaaaacaaaaggaagaagaTGAAAACAAGTAG